The following coding sequences lie in one Crassostrea angulata isolate pt1a10 chromosome 10, ASM2561291v2, whole genome shotgun sequence genomic window:
- the LOC128166741 gene encoding regucalcin-like, whose amino-acid sequence MAVECVIKNAAKSIGEGPHWDDETSTLLYVDHHEKAIHKYCPESKENSTIQLDDTAGFVVPARKGGLIAGVRRCLVHVDGDSKKVTKLHEVDHGLQTRFNDGKCDPQGRVWAGTYGPIEPDVVNMPKIGSLYRLDLDGSLHTMVKDVGVSNGLAWTADEKFMFYIDSTPRQIYRYDFDKSTGNISNKKVVVDNAGKPINDYGFPDGMTIDTEGKLWVACFLASKVIRYDPETGHQLQCINFPSASRITSCCFGGKNLDELYVTSSVFEVSPVEFEKYPLSGSVFRVTQLGVKGRKANVYEGEIKALNK is encoded by the exons ATGGCTGTCGAATGTGTGATCAAAAATGCGGCAAAATCAATTGGAGAAGGTCCCCATTGGGATGATGAGACCAGTACCCTTCTGTATGTGGACCATCATGAAAAAGCCATTCACAAATATTGCCCAGAGAGTAAAGAGAACAGTACTATTCAGCTAG ACGATACAGCAGGATTCGTAGTTCCCGCCAGAAAAGGGGGATTGATCGCTGGAGTAAGACGTTGTCTGGTCCACGTGGACGGGGACTCCAAGAAAGTGACCAAACTTCACGAGGTGGACCATGGACTGCAGACACGCTTCAATGACGGCAAATGTGACCCCCAGGGAAGGGTCTGGGCAG gAACCTATGGCCCCATTGAACCAGACGTTGTAAATATGCCAAAGATTGGAAGTTTATATCGTCTGGATTTGGATGGCAGCTTACATACCATGGTCAAAGATGTTGGTGTGTCTAATGGTCTTGCGTGGACAGCAGATGAgaaatttatgttttacattGACTCAACACCGCGCCAAATCTACCGCTATGATTTTGATAAATCTACAggaaatatat CTAACAAGAAAGTGGTTGTAGACAATGCGGGGAAGCCAATAAATGACTACGGTTTTCCTGACGGTATGACAATTGACACGGAAGGGAAACTTTGGGTAGCTTGTTTCCTCGCCAGCAAAGTTATCAGATACGACCCAGAAACAG gaCACCAACTACAGTGTATCAACTTTCCTTCTGCTTCAAGAATCACCTCTTGCTGCTTTGGAGGGAAGAATTTAGACGAACTCTATGTCACCTCTTCAGTTTTTGAAGTTTCGCCAGTAGAATTCGAGAAATATCCGTTGTCTGGGTCCGTTTTTCGAGTAACTCAATTAGGAGTGAAAGGACGAAAAGCTAATGTTTACGAGGGAGAAATTAAAGCCCTTAACAAATAA
- the LOC128166864 gene encoding N-lysine methyltransferase KMT5A-A-like isoform X2 yields the protein MSYSRGKRAVQISLNKEAVNPMKAKRIRPDEDAKFWCQAGLDKDGFEKRFINNTIGFGVFTTAFFQKGAFLLEYVGNRISEKEAEIRERKRRKKKHSYMFHFKWNGKHVVDATDVPERMCRYVNDDKKANATMKLKVFNNYPRLCLFALQDIHIGEEIRYDYGDENVPWRQHFHKTKMEMKTIEVTDDDDDDPFDLKKPRFSEKKEQCQSKAKVDCMLEMIDLVMMMT from the exons ATGTCCTATTCACGGGGAAAGCGTGCA gTGCAGATAAGCTTGAATAAAGAAGCAGTAAACCCAATGAAG gcgaAGAGAATAAGGCCAGATGAGGATGCTAAATTTTGGTGTCAAGCAGGTTTAGACAAGGATGGATTTGAAAAACGATTCATTAATAACACTATAG GATTCGGTGTATTTACAACAGCATTTTTCCAAAAGGGGGCCTTTCTTTTAGAGTATGTTGGCAATCGAATAAGTGAAAAAGAGGCAGAAATTCGAGAGAGAAAACGCAGGAAGAAAAAACACAGTTACATGTTTCATTTCAAATGGAATGGGAAACATGT tGTTGATGCTACAGATGTACCAGAAAGAATGTGCCGTTATGTCAATGATGACAAGAAGGCAAATGcaacaatgaaattgaaagttttcAATAATTATCCAAGGCTGTGTTTGTTTGCTCTACAAGATATACATATTGGAGAAGAAATACGTTATGATTATGGTGATGAGAATGTTCCTTGGAGGCAACACTTTCAT AAAACTAAGATGGAGATGAAGACAATTGAAGTTACAG atgatgatgatgatgacccCTTTGATCTCAAAAAGCCAAGGTTTTCAGAGAAAAAG GAACAATGCCAAAGCAAGGCAAAGGTCGATTGCATGCTGGAAATGATAGACTTAGTGATGATGATGACATAG
- the LOC128166864 gene encoding N-lysine methyltransferase KMT5A-like isoform X3: MFCFIMTKPVQISLNKEAVNPMKAKRIRPDEDAKFWCQAGLDKDGFEKRFINNTIGFGVFTTAFFQKGAFLLEYVGNRISEKEAEIRERKRRKKKHSYMFHFKWNGKHVVDATDVPERMCRYVNDDKKANATMKLKVFNNYPRLCLFALQDIHIGEEIRYDYGDENVPWRQHFHKTKMEMKTIEVTDDDDDDPFDLKKPRFSEKKEQCQSKAKVDCMLEMIDLVMMMT; encoded by the exons ATGTTTTGCTTTATCATGACGAAACCT gTGCAGATAAGCTTGAATAAAGAAGCAGTAAACCCAATGAAG gcgaAGAGAATAAGGCCAGATGAGGATGCTAAATTTTGGTGTCAAGCAGGTTTAGACAAGGATGGATTTGAAAAACGATTCATTAATAACACTATAG GATTCGGTGTATTTACAACAGCATTTTTCCAAAAGGGGGCCTTTCTTTTAGAGTATGTTGGCAATCGAATAAGTGAAAAAGAGGCAGAAATTCGAGAGAGAAAACGCAGGAAGAAAAAACACAGTTACATGTTTCATTTCAAATGGAATGGGAAACATGT tGTTGATGCTACAGATGTACCAGAAAGAATGTGCCGTTATGTCAATGATGACAAGAAGGCAAATGcaacaatgaaattgaaagttttcAATAATTATCCAAGGCTGTGTTTGTTTGCTCTACAAGATATACATATTGGAGAAGAAATACGTTATGATTATGGTGATGAGAATGTTCCTTGGAGGCAACACTTTCAT AAAACTAAGATGGAGATGAAGACAATTGAAGTTACAG atgatgatgatgatgacccCTTTGATCTCAAAAAGCCAAGGTTTTCAGAGAAAAAG GAACAATGCCAAAGCAAGGCAAAGGTCGATTGCATGCTGGAAATGATAGACTTAGTGATGATGATGACATAG
- the LOC128166864 gene encoding N-lysine methyltransferase KMT5A-A-like isoform X1, which yields MCQLLYCVSTVFPFFFFLYVYMYCKNVFQVQISLNKEAVNPMKAKRIRPDEDAKFWCQAGLDKDGFEKRFINNTIGFGVFTTAFFQKGAFLLEYVGNRISEKEAEIRERKRRKKKHSYMFHFKWNGKHVVDATDVPERMCRYVNDDKKANATMKLKVFNNYPRLCLFALQDIHIGEEIRYDYGDENVPWRQHFHKTKMEMKTIEVTDDDDDDPFDLKKPRFSEKKEQCQSKAKVDCMLEMIDLVMMMT from the exons ATGTGTCAATTACTGTATTGTGTAAGTACAGTTtttccatttttcttttttttgtacgtgtacatgtactgtaaaaatgtatttcaggTGCAGATAAGCTTGAATAAAGAAGCAGTAAACCCAATGAAG gcgaAGAGAATAAGGCCAGATGAGGATGCTAAATTTTGGTGTCAAGCAGGTTTAGACAAGGATGGATTTGAAAAACGATTCATTAATAACACTATAG GATTCGGTGTATTTACAACAGCATTTTTCCAAAAGGGGGCCTTTCTTTTAGAGTATGTTGGCAATCGAATAAGTGAAAAAGAGGCAGAAATTCGAGAGAGAAAACGCAGGAAGAAAAAACACAGTTACATGTTTCATTTCAAATGGAATGGGAAACATGT tGTTGATGCTACAGATGTACCAGAAAGAATGTGCCGTTATGTCAATGATGACAAGAAGGCAAATGcaacaatgaaattgaaagttttcAATAATTATCCAAGGCTGTGTTTGTTTGCTCTACAAGATATACATATTGGAGAAGAAATACGTTATGATTATGGTGATGAGAATGTTCCTTGGAGGCAACACTTTCAT AAAACTAAGATGGAGATGAAGACAATTGAAGTTACAG atgatgatgatgatgacccCTTTGATCTCAAAAAGCCAAGGTTTTCAGAGAAAAAG GAACAATGCCAAAGCAAGGCAAAGGTCGATTGCATGCTGGAAATGATAGACTTAGTGATGATGATGACATAG
- the LOC128166864 gene encoding N-lysine methyltransferase KMT5A-A-like isoform X4 yields MKAKRIRPDEDAKFWCQAGLDKDGFEKRFINNTIGFGVFTTAFFQKGAFLLEYVGNRISEKEAEIRERKRRKKKHSYMFHFKWNGKHVVDATDVPERMCRYVNDDKKANATMKLKVFNNYPRLCLFALQDIHIGEEIRYDYGDENVPWRQHFHKTKMEMKTIEVTDDDDDDPFDLKKPRFSEKKEQCQSKAKVDCMLEMIDLVMMMT; encoded by the exons ATGAAG gcgaAGAGAATAAGGCCAGATGAGGATGCTAAATTTTGGTGTCAAGCAGGTTTAGACAAGGATGGATTTGAAAAACGATTCATTAATAACACTATAG GATTCGGTGTATTTACAACAGCATTTTTCCAAAAGGGGGCCTTTCTTTTAGAGTATGTTGGCAATCGAATAAGTGAAAAAGAGGCAGAAATTCGAGAGAGAAAACGCAGGAAGAAAAAACACAGTTACATGTTTCATTTCAAATGGAATGGGAAACATGT tGTTGATGCTACAGATGTACCAGAAAGAATGTGCCGTTATGTCAATGATGACAAGAAGGCAAATGcaacaatgaaattgaaagttttcAATAATTATCCAAGGCTGTGTTTGTTTGCTCTACAAGATATACATATTGGAGAAGAAATACGTTATGATTATGGTGATGAGAATGTTCCTTGGAGGCAACACTTTCAT AAAACTAAGATGGAGATGAAGACAATTGAAGTTACAG atgatgatgatgatgacccCTTTGATCTCAAAAAGCCAAGGTTTTCAGAGAAAAAG GAACAATGCCAAAGCAAGGCAAAGGTCGATTGCATGCTGGAAATGATAGACTTAGTGATGATGATGACATAG
- the LOC128165025 gene encoding sarcoplasmic reticulum histidine-rich calcium-binding protein-like: MLKQGKGRLHAGNDRLSDEDALSGTMPKQGKGRLHAGNDRLSDDDDIDEDALSGTMLKQGKGRLHAGNDRLSDDDDIDEDALSGTMLKQSKGRLHAGNDTLSDDDDIDEDAFSGTMPKQGKGRLHAGNDRLSDDDDIDEDALSGTMLKQGKGRLHAGNDRLSDDDDDIDEDALSGEDKY, encoded by the exons ATGTTAAAGCAAGGCAAAGGTCGATTGCATGCTGGAAATGATAGACTTAGTGATGAGGATGCTCTTTCTG GAACAATGCCAAAGCAAGGCAAAGGTCGATTGCATGCTGGAAATGATAGACTTAGTGATGATGATGACATAGATGAGGATGCTCTTTCTG GAACAATGTTAAAGCAAGGCAAAGGTCGATTGCATGCTGGAAATGATAGACTTAGTGATGATGATGACATAGATGAGGATGCTCTTTCTG gAACAATGTTAAAGCAAAGCAAAGGTCGATTGCATGCTGGAAATGATACACTTAGTGATGATGATGACATAGATGAGGATGCTTTTTCTG GAACAATGCCAAAGCAAGGCAAAGGTCGATTGCATGCTGGAAATGATAGACTTAGTGATGATGATGACATAGATGAGGATGCTCTTTCTG GAACAATGTTAAAGCAAGGCAAAGGTCGATTGCATGCTGGAAATGATAGACttagtgatgatgatgatgacataGATGAGGATGCTCTTTCTGGTGAggataaatattga
- the LOC128166863 gene encoding uncharacterized protein LOC128166863, with protein MPKQGKGRLHAGNDRLSDDDDTDEDALSGTVPKQGQGLLNAGNDRLSDDDDDNSVEDPDYEPDHSSDNDSDSLFEENQDDLHPDSLGELSCSDIGLEKCPTIDPRREIVSDSEESCGSIESEKYPMLSGKTDKDISFQGVPKNSNGNLKNKLHACFFCEKMIANIARHLELAHKTEVAVAKILVFPKKSKERRKMWEELVNKGDFAHNISVLEKGAGIMIPKKRSTKCEIKDLIPCENCKAFYKKTDMWKHSKYCLSEKKSQNPVQKGRLLLPIRKCQDGLFKKVLLTMRDDEVKVIIQSDPRILDYGRRLFEKHGHEPHKTQYISQKLREVGRLLFACKLSKDIQCLDEALLSKNWDILIQNVCTIAGFDEESHTYTSPSLALKIGHSLQKCARYMRSDGIKENDRAKIEEADRFLTLYETEWTNDISGHALTSLSEKKYNKPLLLPVVKDVVKLNNYLAKEVETVCEKIVVQFDMSLYAKMAQLCLAQLILFNRRRSGEAERIKLQEFSDAENGSGKPDEVVLSTLNEFEKKLCNTHTRVEIKGKRGRKVAVLLTDEMKKNIKILIQQREKAKVSGDCLFSKPGDSKFPYRGSDCLRRFAKEAGVDNPTAITSTKLRKQLATLAQILNLNETSQDILATFQGHDIRVHRQFYRLPEDTMQIAKVSKILHSLNNGSISKFKGKDFDEIQLDDKEAVDSESDEEETEDLDDDEEYIEAVDIVSPMSAEQEPGSQGPVKKKPKSAPTPRHHWTPTEKGALKKLFRRNIIQGKTPCQLECLNAMKKESCLAKFPWKQIKFAVKNLITTQKRENKKLVDKM; from the exons ATGCCAAAGCAAGGCAAAGGTCGATTGCATGCTGGAAATGATAGACTTAGTGATGATGATGACACAGATGAGGATGCCCTTTCTG GAACAGTGCCAAAGCAAGGCCAAGGTCTGTTGAATGCTGGAAATGATAGACttagtgatgatgatgatgataattcTG TGGAAGACCCTGATTATGAGCCAGACCATAGCTCTGACAATGATTCTGACTCTCTTTTTGAAG AAAACCAAGATGATCTTCATCCTGACAGTTTGGGGGAATTATCTTGCAGTGACATTGGATTAGAAA AATGTCCTACTATTGATCCTAGAAGAGAAATAGTATCTGATAGTGAAGAAAGTTGTGGTAgcattgaaagtgaaaaatatccCATGCTCTCTGGAAAGACAGATAAGGACATTTCTTTTCAAGGTGTTCCTAAAAATTCGAAtggaaacttaaaaaacaagCTGCATGCCTGCTTCTTTTGTGAGAAGATGATTGCAAACATTGCAAGACACCTTGAGCTTGCACATAAAACAGAAGTTGCAGTGGCCAAGATTTTAGTTTTCCCCAAAAAAAGCAAAGAAAGGAGAAAAATGTGGGAGGAACTTGTGAATAAAGGAGACTTTGCTCATAACATATCTGTTCTGGAAAAAGGAGCTGGCATAATGATTCCAAAGAAACGTTCTACAAAATGTGAGATCAAAGACCTTATTCCATGTGAGAATTGCAAGGCCTTTTATAAGAAAACTGACATGTGGAAACACAGTAAATACTGTTTATCTGAAAAGAAAAGCCAAAATCCTGTACAGAAAGGTCGCCTTTTACTTCCAATCAGAAAATGTCAAGATGGGCTTTTCAAAAAAGTACTACTTACCATGAGAGATGATGAAGTTAAAGTGATAATTCAATCAGATCCTAGAATTCTAGATTATGGTCGGAGACTGTTTGAAAAACATGGCCACGAGCCACACAAAACTCAATACATATCTCAAAAATTAAGAGAAGTTGGTAGACTTCTATTTGCATGCAAATTATCAAAAGATATACAGTGTTTAGATGAGGCTCTTTTGAGCAAAAACTGGGATATTTTAATTCAGAATGTGTGTACTATAGCTGGATTTGATGAGGAATCTCATACCTATACCAGTCCATCCTTGGCTCTGAAGATTGGGCATAGTCTACAAAAGTGCGCCCGTTATATGCGGTCTGACGGTATCAAAGAAAATGACAGAGCAAAGATTGAAGAAGCAGACCGATTTCTCACTTTATACGAAACAGAATGGACCAATGACATATCGGGACATGCATTAACCTCCTTAAGTGAAAAGAAATACAACAAACCTCTTCTCCTTCCAGTTGTTAAAGATGTTGTCAAACTGAATAATTACCTGGCCAAAGAGGTGGAGACAGTTTGTGAAAAGATCGTAGTACAGTTTGACATGTCATTATATGCAAAAATGGCACAGTTGTGCTTAGCGCAACTGATTTTATTCAACCGACGTAGAAGTGGGGAGGCTGAACGTATCAAGCTGCAAGAATTTTCTGATGCTGAAAATGGAAGTGGAAAACCTGATGAAGTAGTACTAAGCACACTAAATGAATTTGAGAAGAAATTGTGCAATACTCATACTCGAGTTGAAATAAAGGGGAAAAGGGGGAGAAAAGTGGCCGTTTTGCTAACGGATGAGATGAAGAAGAATATCAAGATCCTTATTCAGCAGAGAGAAAAGGCAAAAGTTTCTGGAGACTGTTTGTTTTCAAAACCGGGAGATTCCAAATTTCCATACAGAGGAAGTGACTGCCTAAGGAGGTTTGCAAAGGAGGCAGGTGTAGATAATCCTACTGCTATTACCTCTACCAAACTTAGGAAACAACTTGCAACTCTTGCGCAAATACTCAACCTAAATGAGACATCGCAGGATATCTTGGCCACTTTTCAGGGGCACGACATAAGGGTCCATCGACAGTTTTATAGATTACCAGAGGATACAATGCAGATTGCCAAAGTGTCAAAGATACTACATAGCCTAAACAATGGATCCATATCCAAATTCAAGGGGAAAGATTTTGATGAAATACAACTTGATGACAAAG aaGCAGTAGACAGTGAGAGTGATGAAGAGGAAACAGAAGACTTGGATGATGATGAAGAATACATTGAAGCAGTGGATATTG TTTCCCCAATGTCTGCAGAACAGGAACCAG gttCCCAAGGGCCtgtaaaaaagaaaccaaaatcAG cACCAACTCCCAGGCACCACTGGACACCTACTGAGAAAGGTGCCCTGAAGAAGCTTTTCAGAAGGAACATTATCCAAGGGAAGACTCCTTGTCAGTTGGAGTGTCTTAATGCAATGAAAAAGGAGTCATGCTTGGCAAAATTTCCATGGAAGCAGATCAAATTTGcagtaaaaaatttaattacaaCTCAAAAACGTGAAAACAAAAAACTAgttgataaaatgtaa
- the LOC128164456 gene encoding regucalcin-like: MAVECVIKNAAKSVGEGPHWDDVTNTLLYVDIQENAIRRYCPESKENSTIQLDDTVGFVVPARKGGLIAGVGRCLVHVDGDSKKVTKLHEVDHGLQTRFNDGKCDPQGRVWAGTMGPVEPDVVNMPKIGSLYRLDLDGSLHTMVKDVGVSNGLAWTADDKFMFYIDSTPRQIYRYDFEKSTGNISNKKVIVDSAGKPINDYGFPDGMTIDTEGKLWVACFSASKVIRYDPETGHQLQSIYIPSASRITSCCFGGKNLDELYVTCSAHEVPPEEFEKYPLSGSVFRVTQLGVKGRKAHVYEGEIKALNK; the protein is encoded by the exons atggcTGTCGAATGTGTGATCAAAAATGCGGCAAAATCAGTTGGAGAAGGTCCCCATTGGGATGATGTTACCAATACCCTTCTGTATGTGGACATTCAAGAAAACGCCATCCGCAGATATTGCCCAGAGAGTAAAGAGAACAGTACTATTCAGCTAG atgATACAGTAGGCTTCGTAGTTCCTGCCAGAAAAGGGGGACTGATCGCTGGAGTAGGACGTTGTCTGGTCCACGTGGACGGGGACTCCAAGAAAGTGACCAAACTCCACGAGGTGGACCATGGACTGCAGACACGCTTCAATGACGGCAAATGTGATCCCCAGGGAAGGGTCTGGGCAG GAACTATGGGCCCTGTTGAACCAGACGTTGTAAATATGCCAAAGATTGGAAGCTTATACCGTCTGGATTTGGATGGCAGCTTACATACCATGGTCAAAGATGTTGGTGTGTCTAATGGTCTTGCGTGGACAGCAGATGATAAGTTCATGTTTTATATCGACTCAACACCGCGTCAAATCTACCGCTATGATTTTGAGAAATCTACAggaaatatat CCAACAAGAAAGTGATTGTAGACAGTGCGGGGAAGCCAATAAATGACTACGGTTTTCCTGACGGTATGACAATTGACACGGAAGGCAAACTTTGGGTAGCTTGTTTCTCCGCCAGCAAAGTCATCAGATACGATCCAGAAACGG gACACCAACTGCAAAGCATTTACATTCCTTCTGCTTCAAGAATCACCTCTTGCTGCTTTGGAGGGAAGAATTTAGACGAACTTTATGTCACCTGTTCGGCGCATGAAGTTCCGCCAGAAGAATTCGAGAAATATCCGTTGTCTGGGTCCGTTTTTCGAGTAACTCAGCTAGGAGTGAAAGGACGAAAGGCGCATGTTTACGAGGGAGAAATTAAAGCCCTTAACAAATAA